Within Pseudomonas brassicacearum, the genomic segment GTTGGGCATTGAGGCCGTCGTGGGCCATATGCGCGGTGGCCAGGCGTTCTTCCAGCAAGGCCTGTTCGGTCTGCGCGGCACCGGCCTGGCGTTGCAGGTGCCAGGCCAGTGCCAGCAATGGCACCGCAGCGCCCGCCAAGCCAAACAACAGGCTGGTCAAATCCATAGCCATGACAATTCCTGCCGATCAAATAAAGCCCGAAGGGTAACCAAGCGGCCAGGGGTTGCCCAGCTCGGTCTTCGTTTTCAGCCTTCGATTTCACCGAGGGCCCGGCGGGCTCGATCATCGCCGGCCCGCGCGGCCTGGCGCAGCAGGTCCTGGCCGATGCGGCGATCCCGGGCGTTGCCGCATTCGCGGCACATCAACTGTCCGAGGCGACTTTGCGCGGCTACCACGCCTTCACGGGCCGGTTGCTTGAGTAAACGGCCGGCCAGGTGCTTGACGCTGGGGCTGTCCCCCAGTCGCGGGCTGTCGAGCAGCCACTCGGCCACCCGCATCGAAATACGCTTGGGTGCGGTAACACCAGGGGGTGTGGAGGTAACAGGATTTGATACTGAGCGAAACTTCATAAAACACTGTGGGATAGATCGGAAGGCGCGCCACTCTACTCCTTTTTTCGCACGGGTAAAGTCGAAAAAAAACCAGCACGCCCGTGCTAGAGCAAGCGCTTGGGACAATCCACAGAAGCTGTGGATAACTCAGTGGACAACCCACCCTGAACTCGCGCAAACCCCTGTGGAACGGGGCCTGCGCTCAAACTGACGATTTTTTCACCAGTAAAAAAAAGCGATGTTTTTCATTGACTTAAATTTTGGATACAGGCACCCACCCCGGATTGTTTCGACATGACAGTACGGTGACAAGTGGTGTAGCGAGTGTGCACAAGTAACAGCCGAACGGGTTATAACGCTGCGCTTTTTTGGCGCATCGGGCGGTAAAACCTGGGGATAACCCTCAGGCCTTGCCCGCGATGCGCGTGGCATGGGCACACCTGCGCACGCTTGAATCCTGTGCTATACGCTCGCCTACCCACAGTGAGTTATCGCTCTTTTGAATATTTTTTAACCAACACCCTTTCCTTCATGGTTTCGATCCGTTAGTATCTGCGGCGTTAGTACCAAGCTGAAAGTCAATTCCGGGTCGAACACATCTCCACGGTCAGCCATCCTGCAAAGGACGCCTCACCGAAAAAAGAGATCGGCCTCCTCGATGGTTTCCAGGTAAACCTTGCGCCAACACAGCCTTTGATCGAATGCAAAGGGTGTTGCCAGGCTCATTACTCTGACCGAACCAACCTGCAAAATTGATCAGGATCTTCACCCCGGGCCCAGAACCTTTGCCCTCGATGTGTTGCCTGCCCTCCTAAGTACCTACCTGCCAGCCCAAGCGCGCACTTTTTATAGCGCTCAAACTGGCTGCTTTGTTCCAGTCGGGTTCTTCGTTCGACCAATGGTGGTCGACGTTACTGGAACGTTTTAACGTTGCACGGTTCTTAACCGTGTCATTTGTAGGAACACCCATAACATGTCTACTCAAATCCATACCCAGGACGCTATCCGCACCCTGACCAACGCTTTTGCTCCAATGAACTGCCTGATCATGGCCGCTCGCAAAGGCTGCTTCAGCTTCACCCTGGTCAACGAACACGGCATCGCCCGTCATAGCGAACGCCTGTACCCCGATCAATACTCCAGCGCCGAACCGCTGCAGGCCGTGATTGAGCGTACCCGCCAGGCACTGGTTGCCTGAGGCGCCAGAAAAGCTGAAACCCCAAAGGCCCCGTCAAAAGCGGGGCTTTTTATTGCCTGGAATTTCTCGATTAAGCGAAACGGCGTAAGTACCAAGGGATATAACAGTTATAACCGCTCGTTGAAGATGTTTTAAAAACAGTCCTTTACAACGTAAATATGACACTACACTTCAAGTCAAGCGGCATGATCCGCTTCCGGCGGGGCCTGGACCGATCCACCGCTGCCAAGCCCACACTCTTCAGGTCCCGCCCATTCACACTTCGAGGGTTTTATGGGTATCGCTGCCAGCGAACTGTGTCGATATGTGATCCGCCCGACACTCCTCTACCTTGAGCGTCATAGCGCAACTGCGGAATCCTTGTTGCTTGGTATTGCTGCGAGCCAGTCAGCCCTGGGTTCAGCCCTGCATGATCGCCGCGGGCACGGCCTGTATCGCATTACCGAGTCTCGACACCAGGCACTCTGGGATCGTTACCTGGCGCTGGACCCAGAACGTGCCAGCCTGGTGCGCGGCCTGGCCAGCCAGCACGCCTTTCTCAGCGGCCCGCATCTGGAACTGACCGTCAACCTGCGCTATGCCACCGCCATTGCCTGGCTGTTGGTAGAGGAACAGAACACCCCGCTTCCCGAAGCCGATGACCTGTTGGGCATGGCCCGCATCTGGCGACAAACCTTTCACCCCCAAGGGCGTCTGCGAGATTTCACTTGCGCCTGGCAAAGCTGTGTTTCACCACTGAACCAGGTCGCTTGCTGATAGGAAATTTGGAAACTTCCTACAACGGTCGCGAATTTGGTCGGATTGTCCTACAAAACACCTCTAAATCAAGCGATACAGGCTATAGCGCTTGGCCGAAAATGTTGGTAATTTTCGCTCCGGTGATCATCAGGAGTTCTAACAATGAAAAAAATCGTGCTCAAAACCACCCTTGGACTTGCCGTGACCTTGGCATCCAGCCAACTTTTCGCCAGTGGCTTTGCCTTGAACGAACAAAGCATCAGTGGCATGGGCACTGGTTTCGCGGGTCGCTCTTCCGCTGCCGACGACGCCAGCACTGTATTTGGTAACCCTGCCGGCATGTCGCGCCTCAAGCGTCAGCAAGTGACCGGTGGCTTCGCCGCCATTGACGCCTCCACCGACATCAACGATGCCAGCGGCACCCAGTCCGGCACCAACAAGGGCGACATGGTCCCACTCACGGGCGTTCCGATGGGCTATTACGTCAAGCCTATCGATGATCAATGGGCTTTCGGCCTGGGTGTCTACGCACCGTTCGGCCTGATCACCGACTACGAAAACAGCTTCCAGGGCCGTAACTTCGGCAGCAAGAGCGAAGTGAAGGTCGTGACCTTCCAGCCCACCGTCAGCTATGCCTTCAATGACAAGGTGTCGATCGGTTTTGGCCCGACTATCAACCGGATTTCTGGTTCCCTGGAGTCGTCGCTGACCACTCCATTTTCGCCTAACGACGGCAACGTGCAGATCAAGGGCGACGACATTGGCTACGGCTATAACGTCGGTCTTTTGGTCCAGGCGACCGACACCACTCGTGTTGGCCTGACCTACCACTCCAAGGTCAAGTACAAGCTTGAAGGCCACACTGAAGTGGATGCGGCTGCAGGTACACCTGGGTTCTTGCTGAGTGACGGGCGTTACGACGCTTCGCTGGACATCACCACGCCTGAGTCGGTGGACTTTTCGGTTACCCAGCAAATCAATGATGCCTGGACCGTCTACGCCGGCAGCACCTGGACCCGCTGGAGCCGCCTGAAAGACATTACCGTGAACAATGACGTAACAAGTGGTGGCGCCCTGAACCCGACCCTTTTCGGCACCATCACCGAAGAACAGAACTGGCACGACACCTGGGCCTACGCCATCGGTACGTCCTACCAGTTGAACAAGCAATGGGTACTGCGTACCGGTCTGTCCTTCGACCAGTCGCCTGCCAACAACACCGACCGTTCGCCTCGCATCCCTACCGGCGACCGGACCATCTTCAGCCTGGGCGCCGGCTGGAGCCCGACCGAAGACCTGACCATCGACGTGGCTTATTCCTACCTCAAGGAAGAGAAAGTCAGCGTCAACCGCAGCAATGCTCTGGGCCAGACCTACAGCGCTGAATACGAAAACAGCGCCAACGGTTTCGGTGTCGGTGCAACCTACCGCTTCTGATGTTTCACGGCGAACCTGAACCACTCGCCACCTGAAGCAAAAAAAGCCCCGCACTCTGTAAAGAGGCGGGGCTTTTTCGTGGCAGGGTAGGCGTCAGGGTTTGGAGGCAATGGCCGCTTCTACCGCCTTGATGAAATCGGGATCGTCAGGCTTGATCCGGCTGGAAAAACTGGCAACGACCTTGCCCTGACGGTCCACCACATACTTGTAGAAATTCCATTTCGGCGCGCCGGATTGTTCAGCCAGGTGCTTGAACAGCGGTATCGCATCCGCACCGCGTACCGGCTGAGGTTCGGTCATGGCGAAGGTCACGCCGTAATTGACGTAGCAGACCTTGGCAGTCTCAGCACCGTCCTTGGACTCCTGCTTGAAGTCATTGGACGGCACACCCAGCACTTGCAACCCTTGGTCCTTGTAGCGCTGGTTGAGCGCCTCGAGGCCTTTGAATTGCGGAGCGAACCCACAGAAGCTAGCGGTGTTGACCACCACCAGCGGCTTGCCGGCGAAGCGCTGACACAAATCAATGGTTTCCTTGGCCCGCAGCTTGGGCAACGAACCCTCCAGCAACGGTGGGCAACCGGCGGCCCAGACTTGCCCGGTCACAGCCAGCAACAGGGCGGGAACAGCAAACCAGCGCGTCAACATGTCGATTTTCCTTAAAAGCACGTCAGACCACGACGTTACTCGCAGCGTCCGATGCCGTCCATTGTTCAGCAGGTGCCCATGCCCAATTGCATCAAGGCCAACCCGCCCTGATGCCACCCCCACCAGGCAAATGCCAGCAGCAGGCCGGCACCGATAGCGATCAACCACGGGCCAATGCGACTCATGCTGCGCCGGCCTGGACTTGCAGGCGCGCCACCGGACGTTCACGTACTGGCCAATTCAACGCCGCCGCCAACAGGCTGAGCAGGATCGACACCTGCCAGATCAAGTCGTAGCTGCCGGTACGGTCGTATACCACCCCGCCCAACCATCCACCTAGGAACGAGCCCAACTGGTGGAACAGGAACACGATCCCACCCAACATCGAGAGATTTCGCACACCGAACAAGGTCGCCACCGTGCCGTTGGTCAACGGCACGGTCGACAGCCACAGCAAGCCCATCGCCATGCCAAACAGGTACGCCGTCGTGGTGGTCACGGGCAACCACAGGAACAAGCCGATCACCACCGCACGCACCAGGTACAACCCGGTCAACAGGCGTGGCTTGGACATGCGTCCGCCCAGCCAGCCCGCCGTGTAGGTGCCGAAGATATTGAACAACCCGACCAGGGCTAGCACGGTGGTGCCGACGCTGGCTGGCAGGTGCTGGTCCACCAGGTATGCCGGCAAATGCACGCCGATGAACACCACCTGGAACCCGCAAACGAAAAAGCCAACCGCCAGCAGCCAGAACCCGGAATGACTGCACGCCTCACGCAAGGCTTCGACCAGGGTTTGCTCATGGCCGGCGACCGGCAACGGCGCGTCCTTGAGCATGCTCACCAGCGGCACGATCAACGCCACCAGCAGCCCCAGCGCCAACAACGCCGCCGACCAACCGAGCCAACCGATCAGCCCCAACGTGCCGGGCAACATGGCGAACTGGCCGAAGGAACCGGCGGCGCTGGCGATACCCATGCCCATGCTGCGTTTTTCCGGCGGCACAGCCCGGCCGACCACGCCGAGGATCACCGAAAACGACGTGCCAGACAGGCCAATACCAATCAACAGACCCGCACTCAATGACAACGACCATGGCGAGTCAGCCATACCCATGAACACCAGGCCGACGGCATAGAGAACGCCACCGATCAACACCACTTTCGCCGCACCGAAGCGATCGGCCAGCGCGCCGGTGAAAGGCTGCGCCAGGCCCCAGATCAGGTTCTGCAAGGCAATGGCGAAGGCGAATACCTCACGGCCCCAGCCGAACTCGGCACTCATGGGCGCCAGGAACAGGCCGAAGCCATGCCGTATGCCCAGGGACAACGCCAGGATCAGCGCGCTGCCCACCAGGACCCAACCACAGGTACGCCACATCGATGTCATTCTTGTTCTCCGATCGCGGGTATATACCCACTTATTATCGAACAAACCGGCTTCACGCCAGTTCATCCAGCAAGGCCAGCAAGGTCGCACGCTTTTCGGCGCCCAGCTTATCAATCAGTTTCTGCTGCGCCGCTTCCCAGGCCGGCAACGCCGCCGCGAGCCGGGCCTGCCCCGTTTCAGTGAGCACGACGATGCGGTTACGCAGGTCGTCACCCTCGGCCAGCGCCACCAGCCCTTCGCCTTCCAGCACCCGCAGGTTTCGTCCCAGGGTGCTGCGGTCCAGGCCCATGGCCTCGGCCAGGGAAGAAATGCTCGGCTGGTCCAGGCGCGCCAGGTTGCTCAGTAAAGAATACTGGGCAACGTTGATCCCGAAGCCGTCGAGGGCGCCGTCGTAATACCTGCTGACGCCACGAGCGGCACGACGCAGGTTGATGCACAGACATTGGGAAGGAAGCATGATGCGTGTATATACCCGCGACTGAATGAATGCAAATTTAAATGAACACAGCCCTGCCAGCTAGATCCAGATTCAACTCAACACCGACGCTACCAGAACGGCCACTTCCAGCAGCTCCAGCAAGGCGCCCGCCGTATCCCCGGTGCATCCTTGCAGCCTGCGCAGCATCATCCGCCGCAACCCGATGAACACCAGCGCGGCAACCACCAACATCCACAGCCCCGCCCAGCCCAACAGCAGCAAGCACCCCAGCGCACAGGCCGACAACACCTGCCAACCCGAGCGTCGCGGCAGGTGATCGGCGAGCGCCTGGCCTAACCCACCGGCACGCACATACGGTGTCGTCAGGAATAATCCCAGCAATGCGCCACGCCCCAACATCGGCACGATGAGCAACGCCAAAGCCTGCCCCTGCTCGATCAACGCCACCAGCGCAGCCCATTTGAGCAGCAACACCACCACCAGCGTCACGACGGCAATCGGCCCGCTGCGCGGATCCTTCATGATCAGCAACGTCCGTTCGCGATCACCGAAACCGCCGAGCCACGCATCGGCGCTGTCGGCCAAGCCATCCAGATGCAACCCACCGCTAAGCAGCACCCAGGCCATCAGCAACAGCGCAGCATGAAGCAGCAACGGCGCGTCGAACAATAACGCATCCAACGCCCATAACAGCCCGCCGAACAACAGCCCCACCACCGGATAGAACAACAGCGAACGGCCCAGCTGTTCAGGCTCGGGCATGCCGGACAGGCGCACCGGCAGGCTGCTGAGAAATTGCAAGGCGATCCAGAAAGGCAACATCGTCAATCCGCCTCTTTGAGCACAGGCCCTGCCGACACCGCCAGGGAAAACAGTGCGCCATGGCAAACCTCGACATTGAGCAATTGCTCCCGAGGCAGGCCTCGGGCCTGGGCCAGCAGCAGGCGCATCACGCCACCATGGCTGACCAGCAAGACTCGCTGTCCGGCATAGGCCGTGTGCAGGCGTTCGACTGCCGCCAGCACGCGGCTGGAAAACGCCAGCACCGGCTCGCCCTCGGGCGGTGTAAAGGCATAGGGATCGGCCCAGAACTGCCCTAGCGCTTCGGCGTCGGTGTCCATCAACGCCGCTGCGCTGCGGCCTTCCCAGGCGCCGAAATGCAACTCTTGCAGGTCTTTGTCCAGCTGCACCGGCACACCGAGTCGGCCACCCAGTTGCTCGGCGAAATGGGCGCAACGCTGCAACGGCGAGCTGACCAGGCGATCCCAGGGCCCGCCTTGGGCGACAGCCGCGTGCATCTGCTCCCAGCCCCTGGCCGTCAAGGCATCGTCGAGGCTGCCGCGCAAGCCGCCGCCCAGCTCGGTTTCGCCATGACGCAGCAGGTCCAGGCGCAAGGTCATGCCGGACAATCCGCCACGGCCGCTTCGGCAAACGTCGCCATCTGCCCGTGCAGATCACAGGCCAGGCGCAACAGCGGTACCGCCAACGCCGCACCACTGCCCTCGCCCAGGCGCAGGCCTAGCTCCAGCAGCGGTTCGGCACCGAGGGTTTCCAGCACGTGGCGATGGCCCGGTTCGGCACCGCGATGGCCGAACAGCAACCACGGCCGGCACGCGGGATTGAGCCGCACCGCCACCAGGGCCGCGACGCTGCAGATGAAACCATCCACCAGCACCGCGACGCCCTGCTGGGCACAGGCCAGATAAGCGCCGACCAAGGCTGCGATTTCAAAACCGCCGAGGTTGAACAGGGCCTGCAATGGGTCGTCGCCCTGAGCACCGTGCCGCGCCAGGGCGCGCTCGATGACTTGGGCCTTGCGGCTGACACCCGCCGCGTCCAAACCCGTGCCCGGCCCGACCAGATGGGCCAGCGGGCATTCGAGCAACGCGCAAGCCAGGGCACTGGCAGCGGTGGTGTTGCCGATGCCCATCTCGCCACCGATGAACAACTGCGTTCCGGCGGCGACGGCACGGGCCACGCTGTCACGTCCAGCGTGCAAGGCCTGCTCGCCCTGGCTCGAGGTCATTGCCGGACCATGGGCAAAATTCGCCGTGCCCGGCCCGACGTTCAGGTGCCGTACGCCGGGCAGATCCAGCGAAGGCGTGACGGTGCCCAGGTCCACCACTTCCAGCGACGCCCCCAGCTGCCGCGCCAGGACGCTGATGGCCGCGCCGCCGCTGACGAAGTTGAGCAGCATCTGCCCGGTGACCTCCTGGGGATAGGC encodes:
- a CDS encoding OmpP1/FadL family transporter → MKKIVLKTTLGLAVTLASSQLFASGFALNEQSISGMGTGFAGRSSAADDASTVFGNPAGMSRLKRQQVTGGFAAIDASTDINDASGTQSGTNKGDMVPLTGVPMGYYVKPIDDQWAFGLGVYAPFGLITDYENSFQGRNFGSKSEVKVVTFQPTVSYAFNDKVSIGFGPTINRISGSLESSLTTPFSPNDGNVQIKGDDIGYGYNVGLLVQATDTTRVGLTYHSKVKYKLEGHTEVDAAAGTPGFLLSDGRYDASLDITTPESVDFSVTQQINDAWTVYAGSTWTRWSRLKDITVNNDVTSGGALNPTLFGTITEEQNWHDTWAYAIGTSYQLNKQWVLRTGLSFDQSPANNTDRSPRIPTGDRTIFSLGAGWSPTEDLTIDVAYSYLKEEKVSVNRSNALGQTYSAEYENSANGFGVGATYRF
- a CDS encoding glutathione peroxidase, translated to MLTRWFAVPALLLAVTGQVWAAGCPPLLEGSLPKLRAKETIDLCQRFAGKPLVVVNTASFCGFAPQFKGLEALNQRYKDQGLQVLGVPSNDFKQESKDGAETAKVCYVNYGVTFAMTEPQPVRGADAIPLFKHLAEQSGAPKWNFYKYVVDRQGKVVASFSSRIKPDDPDFIKAVEAAIASKP
- the cobT gene encoding nicotinate-nucleotide--dimethylbenzimidazole phosphoribosyltransferase, which encodes MNHSWWLDPCKPVDTQVLEQATARQQQLTKPTGSLGRLESVAVQLAGLQGQVKPNLERLWIAIFAGDHGVVAEGVSAYPQEVTGQMLLNFVSGGAAISVLARQLGASLEVVDLGTVTPSLDLPGVRHLNVGPGTANFAHGPAMTSSQGEQALHAGRDSVARAVAAGTQLFIGGEMGIGNTTAASALACALLECPLAHLVGPGTGLDAAGVSRKAQVIERALARHGAQGDDPLQALFNLGGFEIAALVGAYLACAQQGVAVLVDGFICSVAALVAVRLNPACRPWLLFGHRGAEPGHRHVLETLGAEPLLELGLRLGEGSGAALAVPLLRLACDLHGQMATFAEAAVADCPA
- a CDS encoding adenosylcobinamide-GDP ribazoletransferase, with translation MLPFWIALQFLSSLPVRLSGMPEPEQLGRSLLFYPVVGLLFGGLLWALDALLFDAPLLLHAALLLMAWVLLSGGLHLDGLADSADAWLGGFGDRERTLLIMKDPRSGPIAVVTLVVVLLLKWAALVALIEQGQALALLIVPMLGRGALLGLFLTTPYVRAGGLGQALADHLPRRSGWQVLSACALGCLLLLGWAGLWMLVVAALVFIGLRRMMLRRLQGCTGDTAGALLELLEVAVLVASVLS
- a CDS encoding MarR family winged helix-turn-helix transcriptional regulator → MLPSQCLCINLRRAARGVSRYYDGALDGFGINVAQYSLLSNLARLDQPSISSLAEAMGLDRSTLGRNLRVLEGEGLVALAEGDDLRNRIVVLTETGQARLAAALPAWEAAQQKLIDKLGAEKRATLLALLDELA
- a CDS encoding MFS transporter, producing MTSMWRTCGWVLVGSALILALSLGIRHGFGLFLAPMSAEFGWGREVFAFAIALQNLIWGLAQPFTGALADRFGAAKVVLIGGVLYAVGLVFMGMADSPWSLSLSAGLLIGIGLSGTSFSVILGVVGRAVPPEKRSMGMGIASAAGSFGQFAMLPGTLGLIGWLGWSAALLALGLLVALIVPLVSMLKDAPLPVAGHEQTLVEALREACSHSGFWLLAVGFFVCGFQVVFIGVHLPAYLVDQHLPASVGTTVLALVGLFNIFGTYTAGWLGGRMSKPRLLTGLYLVRAVVIGLFLWLPVTTTTAYLFGMAMGLLWLSTVPLTNGTVATLFGVRNLSMLGGIVFLFHQLGSFLGGWLGGVVYDRTGSYDLIWQVSILLSLLAAALNWPVRERPVARLQVQAGAA
- the cobC gene encoding alpha-ribazole phosphatase family protein is translated as MTLRLDLLRHGETELGGGLRGSLDDALTARGWEQMHAAVAQGGPWDRLVSSPLQRCAHFAEQLGGRLGVPVQLDKDLQELHFGAWEGRSAAALMDTDAEALGQFWADPYAFTPPEGEPVLAFSSRVLAAVERLHTAYAGQRVLLVSHGGVMRLLLAQARGLPREQLLNVEVCHGALFSLAVSAGPVLKEAD